A genomic segment from Aegilops tauschii subsp. strangulata cultivar AL8/78 chromosome 1, Aet v6.0, whole genome shotgun sequence encodes:
- the LOC109785983 gene encoding UDP-glucuronate:xylan alpha-glucuronosyltransferase 1 isoform X1, protein MEQRHRPAAAADDTTKRRTTKSKSFKDVENYEVLVLEKNCGCKFKSLRYLLIAIVSATFLTLLTPTLYERQLQSSSRYVDVDWIWDKTSADPRYVSSADVQWADVYTAIEDLSAGNQELKIGLLNFNSTEYGSWSRILPESHVSIIRLEHAKDSITWPKLYPEWIDEEEESEIPSCPSFPEPNVRRGAWFDVIAVKLPCTRVAGWSRDVARLHLQLSAAKLAVTSSRGNRKVHVLFVTDCFPIPNLFPCKNLVKHEGNAWLYRPDLKAVREKLRLPVGSCELAIPLKAKARLFSVDRRREAYATILHSASEYVCGAITAAQSIRQAGSTRDLVILVDNTISDHHRRGLEAAGWKVRIIERIRNPKAERDAYNEWNYSKFRLWQLTDYDKIIFIDADLLILRNVDFLFAMPEITATGNNATLFNSGVMVIEPSNCTFQLLMEHINEITSYNGGDQGYLNEIFTWWHRIPKHMNFLKHFWEGDSEEAKAKKTQLFGADPPNLYVLHYLGLKPWLCFRDYDCNWNNFMMREFASDVAHSRWWKTHDKMPRKLQSYCLLRTRQKAGLEWDRRQAEKANLEDGHWRRNITDPRLKTCFEKFCFWESMLWHWGEAKNQTKSIPAPATPATMSLSSS, encoded by the exons ATGGAGCAGCGCCACCGACCGGCCGCGGCCGC TGATGACACAACTAAGAGAAGGACCACCAAAAGCAAAAGTTTCAAAGATGTCGAGAACTATGAAGTTCTTGTCCTTGAGAAGAACTGCGGTTGCAAGTTCAAATCCTTGCGCTACTTGCTTATAGCTATTGTTTCTGCGACATTTCTTACCCTCCTGACTCCGACGCTGTACGAGCGCCAGCTACAATCAAGTTCTCG GTATGTTGATGTTGACTGGATATGGGACAAAACAAGTGCTGATCCGCGATATGTATCATCCGCTGATGTTCAGTGGGCCGATGTATATACAGCTATAGAAGATCTTAGTGCTGGTAACCAAGAGCTCAAAATTGGACTCCTGAATTTTAACAGCACCGAGTATGGCTCTTGGTCGCGCATACTCCCCGAAAGCCATGTTTCGATTATAAGACTTGAGCATGCCAAGGACAGCATTACTTGGCCTAAACTATATCCTGAATGGATAGATGAGGAGGAAGAATCTGAGATACCTTCCTGTCCATCATTTCCAGAGCCTAATGTCCGAAGAGGCGCGTGGTTTGATGTTATTGCTGTGAAACTTCCCTGTACAAGGGTGGCTGGTTGGTCAAGAGATGTTGCAAGGCTTCATTTGCAGCTCTCTGCGGCAAAACTGGCCGTGACTTCTTCAAGAGGCAACCGGAAGGTCCATGTGCTCTTTGTGACGGACTGCTTCCCCATCCCCAACCTCTTCCCCTGCAAGAACCTTGTGAAGCATGAAGGCAATGCTTGGTTGTATAGGCCTGATTTGAAAGCAGTAAGGGAGAAGCTTAGGCTTCCTGTTGGATCATGCGAGCTTGCTATTCCACTTAAAGCAAAAG CAAGACTTTTCTCGGTAGACCGAAGAAGAGAAGCATATGCGACTATACTGCATTCAGCAAGTGAATATGTATGTGGtgctatcacagcagctcagagCATCCGGCAAGCAGGATCAACTAGGGACTTGGTTATCCTTGTTGATAACACCATAAGTGACCACCACCGGAGAGGCTTGGAAGCTGCAGGCTGGAAGGTCAGAATAATTGAAAGGATCAGGAACCCAAAAGCCGAGCGTGATGCCTACAATGAATGGAACTACAGCAAGTTCAGGTTATGGCAGCTGACGGACTACGACAAGATCATATTCATAGATGCTGACCTCCTCATCCTGAGGAATGTGGACTTCCTGTTTGCAATGCCAGAGATCACCGCGACCGGCAACAACGCGACCCTCTTCAACTCCGGCGTCATGGTCATCGAGCCCTCAAACTGCACGTTCCAGCTGCTGATGGAGCACATCAATGAGATCACGTCGTACAACGGCGGTGACCAGGGGTACCTGAATGAGATATTCACATGGTGGCACCGCATCCCGAAGCACATGAACTTCCTGAAGCACTTCTGGGAGGGCGACAGCGAGGAGGCCAAGGCGAAGAAGACCCAGCTGTTTGGCGCCGACCCGCCGAACCTCTACGTGCTTCACTACCTGGGCCTGAAGCCATGGCTGTGCTTCAGGGACTACGACTGCAACTGGAACAACTTCATGATGCGCGAGTTCGCAAGCGACGTCGCGCacagccggtggtggaagacgcaCGACAAGATGCCCCGGAAGCTCCAGTCCTACTGCCTTCTGAGGACAAGGCAGAAGGCTGGGCTGGAGTGGGACCGGAGGCAGGCGGAGAAGGCGAACCTGGAGGATGGGCATTGGCGGCGGAACATCACCGATCCGAGGCTCAAGACCTGCTTCGAGAAGTTTTGCTTCTGGGAGAGCATGCTGTGGCACTGGGGCGAGGCGAAGAACCAGACGAAGAGCATCCCCGCGCCGGCGACGCCTGCGACGATGAGCTTGTCAAGCTCGTGA
- the LOC109785983 gene encoding putative UDP-glucuronate:xylan alpha-glucuronosyltransferase 3 isoform X2 — MATPLLLFFLAPFIWFWILGSGGVALGVIHGDPSAFFLALIVRFWREPSLTLGPLGSLPLLPVRPCDDTTKRRTTKSKSFKDVENYEVLVLEKNCGCKFKSLRYLLIAIVSATFLTLLTPTLYERQLQSSSRYVDVDWIWDKTSADPRYVSSADVQWADVYTAIEDLSAGNQELKIGLLNFNSTEYGSWSRILPESHVSIIRLEHAKDSITWPKLYPEWIDEEEESEIPSCPSFPEPNVRRGAWFDVIAVKLPCTRVAGWSRDVARLHLQLSAAKLAVTSSRGNRKVHVLFVTDCFPIPNLFPCKNLVKHEGNAWLYRPDLKAVREKLRLPVGSCELAIPLKAKARLFSVDRRREAYATILHSASEYVCGAITAAQSIRQAGSTRDLVILVDNTISDHHRRGLEAAGWKVRIIERIRNPKAERDAYNEWNYSKFRLWQLTDYDKIIFIDADLLILRNVDFLFAMPEITATGNNATLFNSGVMVIEPSNCTFQLLMEHINEITSYNGGDQGYLNEIFTWWHRIPKHMNFLKHFWEGDSEEAKAKKTQLFGADPPNLYVLHYLGLKPWLCFRDYDCNWNNFMMREFASDVAHSRWWKTHDKMPRKLQSYCLLRTRQKAGLEWDRRQAEKANLEDGHWRRNITDPRLKTCFEKFCFWESMLWHWGEAKNQTKSIPAPATPATMSLSSS; from the exons ATGGCGACTCCtctcttgctcttcttcttggctCCTTTCATTTGGTTCTGGATTCTAGGCTCTGGCGGAGTTGCTCTTGGGGTCATCCATGGCGACCCCTCCGCGTTCTTCTTGGCTCTTATCGTTCGGTTCTGGAGGGAG CCCTCGTTAACACTCGGCCCTCTCGGTTCCCTCCCTCTCCTCCCTGTCCGTCCatg TGATGACACAACTAAGAGAAGGACCACCAAAAGCAAAAGTTTCAAAGATGTCGAGAACTATGAAGTTCTTGTCCTTGAGAAGAACTGCGGTTGCAAGTTCAAATCCTTGCGCTACTTGCTTATAGCTATTGTTTCTGCGACATTTCTTACCCTCCTGACTCCGACGCTGTACGAGCGCCAGCTACAATCAAGTTCTCG GTATGTTGATGTTGACTGGATATGGGACAAAACAAGTGCTGATCCGCGATATGTATCATCCGCTGATGTTCAGTGGGCCGATGTATATACAGCTATAGAAGATCTTAGTGCTGGTAACCAAGAGCTCAAAATTGGACTCCTGAATTTTAACAGCACCGAGTATGGCTCTTGGTCGCGCATACTCCCCGAAAGCCATGTTTCGATTATAAGACTTGAGCATGCCAAGGACAGCATTACTTGGCCTAAACTATATCCTGAATGGATAGATGAGGAGGAAGAATCTGAGATACCTTCCTGTCCATCATTTCCAGAGCCTAATGTCCGAAGAGGCGCGTGGTTTGATGTTATTGCTGTGAAACTTCCCTGTACAAGGGTGGCTGGTTGGTCAAGAGATGTTGCAAGGCTTCATTTGCAGCTCTCTGCGGCAAAACTGGCCGTGACTTCTTCAAGAGGCAACCGGAAGGTCCATGTGCTCTTTGTGACGGACTGCTTCCCCATCCCCAACCTCTTCCCCTGCAAGAACCTTGTGAAGCATGAAGGCAATGCTTGGTTGTATAGGCCTGATTTGAAAGCAGTAAGGGAGAAGCTTAGGCTTCCTGTTGGATCATGCGAGCTTGCTATTCCACTTAAAGCAAAAG CAAGACTTTTCTCGGTAGACCGAAGAAGAGAAGCATATGCGACTATACTGCATTCAGCAAGTGAATATGTATGTGGtgctatcacagcagctcagagCATCCGGCAAGCAGGATCAACTAGGGACTTGGTTATCCTTGTTGATAACACCATAAGTGACCACCACCGGAGAGGCTTGGAAGCTGCAGGCTGGAAGGTCAGAATAATTGAAAGGATCAGGAACCCAAAAGCCGAGCGTGATGCCTACAATGAATGGAACTACAGCAAGTTCAGGTTATGGCAGCTGACGGACTACGACAAGATCATATTCATAGATGCTGACCTCCTCATCCTGAGGAATGTGGACTTCCTGTTTGCAATGCCAGAGATCACCGCGACCGGCAACAACGCGACCCTCTTCAACTCCGGCGTCATGGTCATCGAGCCCTCAAACTGCACGTTCCAGCTGCTGATGGAGCACATCAATGAGATCACGTCGTACAACGGCGGTGACCAGGGGTACCTGAATGAGATATTCACATGGTGGCACCGCATCCCGAAGCACATGAACTTCCTGAAGCACTTCTGGGAGGGCGACAGCGAGGAGGCCAAGGCGAAGAAGACCCAGCTGTTTGGCGCCGACCCGCCGAACCTCTACGTGCTTCACTACCTGGGCCTGAAGCCATGGCTGTGCTTCAGGGACTACGACTGCAACTGGAACAACTTCATGATGCGCGAGTTCGCAAGCGACGTCGCGCacagccggtggtggaagacgcaCGACAAGATGCCCCGGAAGCTCCAGTCCTACTGCCTTCTGAGGACAAGGCAGAAGGCTGGGCTGGAGTGGGACCGGAGGCAGGCGGAGAAGGCGAACCTGGAGGATGGGCATTGGCGGCGGAACATCACCGATCCGAGGCTCAAGACCTGCTTCGAGAAGTTTTGCTTCTGGGAGAGCATGCTGTGGCACTGGGGCGAGGCGAAGAACCAGACGAAGAGCATCCCCGCGCCGGCGACGCCTGCGACGATGAGCTTGTCAAGCTCGTGA